A window of Coregonus clupeaformis isolate EN_2021a chromosome 28, ASM2061545v1, whole genome shotgun sequence contains these coding sequences:
- the LOC121543645 gene encoding pleckstrin homology domain-containing family A member 5 isoform X13, which produces MAADLNPDWISCLPSSWSYGVTPDGRMFFINEEAKSTTWLHPVTGEAVITGHRKTPDLPTGWEEGYTFEGARCFIK; this is translated from the exons ATGGCGGCGGATCTAAACCCTGACTGGATCTCCTGCCTGCCTTCTTCTTGGAGTTATGGGGTTACTCCGGACGGAAGGATGTTCTTCATCAA TGAAGAAGCCAAGAGTACGACCTGGCTGCATCCTGTCACCGGAGAGGCCGTCATAACGGGGCACAGAAAAACCCCAG ATTTACCAacgggatgggaggagggatatACGTTCGAAGGAGCCCGCTGCTTCATCAA